In Deltaproteobacteria bacterium, one DNA window encodes the following:
- a CDS encoding TRAP transporter large permease subunit, with the protein MIVALVLLALALIGAPLFVIVAVVTTVAYSVYTDAIDGFTSLTQLIAPMEGLVTKGEFLAIPLFMAAGAIMTRGGLAERLVRVMKEGLGWLPGGLGVASVAACMFFAAISGSSPVTLIAVGSIMVPAMLEQKYPENFSLGIVMTAGSLGCLVPPAISMLIYAISVSALPHGNVDPSQLFIAGLVPAVLIAGALAVYSIWVGRGVRGERHPFRWRAFWQACVDGVWALLLPLVVLGGIYYGLYTPSKAGAVAVVYALVVTMGIYRELDVRGVIDALAEAGKLIGMLILIIGLAFGLNDFLALIRVDQALKALIERWQLGPVGFLLLVNVVLIVLGALMDSISATLIFAPMLAPLAVEHYGMDPLHFGVVFVVNMEIGYLMPPVATNLFVAAAVFKKPFGQVSKAVLPTLAITIAGLLAFMYVPTLSKGLVNYQAGLPVWEPFPWDGRPQSALAEESAGGGALGAALDRARARAGLAGNAPGGDAGAGDYADDDLGIGAPGGGAGAGDYADDDLGIGAPGGDAGAGDYAD; encoded by the coding sequence GTGATCGTCGCGCTGGTATTGCTCGCGCTCGCGCTGATCGGAGCGCCGCTGTTCGTGATCGTCGCGGTGGTCACGACGGTCGCCTACTCGGTGTACACGGACGCGATCGACGGCTTTACGTCGCTCACGCAGTTGATCGCACCGATGGAGGGCCTCGTAACCAAGGGAGAGTTTCTCGCGATTCCGCTGTTCATGGCCGCCGGCGCGATCATGACCCGCGGGGGACTCGCCGAACGGCTCGTGCGCGTGATGAAGGAGGGGCTCGGGTGGTTGCCCGGTGGGCTCGGCGTCGCCTCGGTGGCGGCGTGCATGTTCTTCGCGGCGATCTCCGGATCGTCGCCGGTGACGCTGATCGCGGTCGGTTCGATCATGGTGCCGGCGATGCTCGAACAAAAGTATCCGGAGAACTTCTCGCTCGGCATCGTCATGACGGCCGGTTCGCTCGGCTGCCTCGTGCCGCCGGCGATCTCGATGTTGATCTACGCCATCTCGGTGAGCGCTCTGCCGCATGGCAACGTCGATCCGAGCCAGCTGTTCATCGCCGGGTTGGTGCCCGCCGTGCTCATCGCCGGGGCGCTGGCCGTCTACTCGATCTGGGTGGGGCGCGGCGTTCGCGGCGAGCGGCACCCGTTCCGCTGGAGGGCGTTCTGGCAGGCGTGCGTCGATGGCGTATGGGCGCTGCTGCTGCCCTTGGTCGTGCTTGGCGGCATCTACTATGGCTTGTATACGCCGTCGAAGGCAGGTGCCGTCGCGGTCGTTTACGCGCTCGTCGTCACGATGGGCATCTACCGCGAGCTGGACGTGCGCGGCGTGATCGACGCGCTCGCGGAGGCGGGCAAGCTGATCGGCATGCTGATCCTGATCATCGGGCTCGCGTTCGGCCTCAACGATTTCCTCGCGCTGATCCGGGTGGATCAGGCGCTCAAGGCGTTGATCGAGCGCTGGCAGCTCGGCCCGGTCGGGTTTCTGCTGCTGGTCAACGTCGTGCTCATCGTGCTCGGCGCGCTGATGGATTCGATCAGCGCGACACTGATTTTCGCGCCGATGCTCGCACCGCTTGCGGTCGAGCACTACGGGATGGACCCACTGCACTTCGGCGTCGTGTTCGTCGTCAACATGGAAATCGGCTATCTGATGCCGCCCGTGGCGACCAATCTATTCGTCGCGGCGGCGGTGTTCAAAAAGCCGTTCGGCCAGGTGTCGAAGGCGGTGTTGCCGACGCTCGCGATCACGATCGCGGGGTTGTTGGCGTTCATGTATGTACCGACGCTGTCGAAGGGGCTCGTCAACTACCAGGCCGGCCTTCCCGTGTGGGAGCCGTTTCCGTGGGATGGTCGGCCGCAATCCGCGTTGGCCGAGGAGAGCGCCGGTGGCGGTGCGCTCGGGGCGGCGCTCGACCGCGCGCGCGCGCGCGCCGGCTTGGCGGGCAACGCGCCGGGCGGCGACGCGGGCGCGGGCGACTACGCGGACGACGACCTGGGCATCGGCGCGCCGGGCGGCGGCGCGGGCGCGGGCGACTACGCGGACGACGACCTGGGCATCGGCGCGCCGGGCGGCGACGCGGGCGCAGGCGACTACGCGGACG
- a CDS encoding TRAP transporter small permease: MREPTERGAQPSFPLIRRLDRAWFRAEQLLCGVMFLAMGLLVFASVIRDVFGTDRGWGDVAGLFAFVWLALETRVVRDGEHRRSRAANAAIAAALTAAIAGVIEIYLRNLPGGFVWAGEAALGLMLWVAFLGASMATYEKAHLSLEFGEKIWPRGVLHVVKAIAHAITSACCLALLALSIHSIREHYAAWKSAGGHGSTLQTLDWVPLWAVYLVFPYVFAAMAVRLLAQTYTIATRTDEAPKEQVPT; this comes from the coding sequence GTGCGCGAACCGACGGAACGTGGCGCACAGCCCAGTTTCCCGCTGATCCGCCGGCTCGACCGCGCCTGGTTTCGCGCCGAGCAGCTCCTGTGTGGCGTGATGTTCCTCGCGATGGGGCTGCTCGTGTTCGCGTCCGTGATCCGCGACGTGTTCGGGACCGACCGCGGTTGGGGGGATGTCGCCGGCCTGTTCGCGTTCGTGTGGCTCGCGCTCGAGACCCGCGTCGTACGCGACGGCGAGCATCGGCGGTCGCGGGCAGCGAACGCGGCGATTGCGGCGGCGCTCACTGCCGCGATCGCGGGCGTGATCGAAATCTATCTGCGCAATTTGCCCGGCGGGTTCGTCTGGGCCGGCGAGGCGGCGCTCGGGCTGATGCTGTGGGTGGCGTTCCTCGGCGCGTCGATGGCGACCTACGAAAAGGCGCACCTGTCGCTCGAGTTCGGCGAGAAGATCTGGCCGCGCGGCGTGCTGCACGTGGTCAAGGCGATCGCCCACGCGATCACGTCGGCCTGTTGTCTTGCGCTGCTTGCGTTGTCGATCCACTCGATACGCGAGCACTACGCCGCGTGGAAGAGCGCAGGCGGCCACGGCAGCACGCTGCAGACGCTCGATTGGGTTCCGCTGTGGGCGGTCTACCTCGTGTTCCCGTACGTGTTCGCCGCGATGGCCGTGCGCCTGCTGGCGCAGACCTATACGATCGCGACGCGCACCGACGAGGCGCCGAAGGAGCAGGTGCCGACGTGA